In Nycticebus coucang isolate mNycCou1 chromosome 9, mNycCou1.pri, whole genome shotgun sequence, the following are encoded in one genomic region:
- the MED6 gene encoding mediator of RNA polymerase II transcription subunit 6 yields MAAVDIRDNLLGISWVDSSWIPILNSGSVLDYFSERSNPFYDRTCNNEVVKMQRLTLEHLNQMVGVEYILLHAQEPILFIIRKQQRQSPAQVIPLADYYIIAGVIYQAPDLGSVINSRVLTAVHGIQSAFDEAMSYCRYHPSKGYWWHFKDHEEQDKVKPKAKRKEEPSSIFQRQRVDALLVDLRQKFPPRFVQQKSGEKPVPVDQTKKDTEPIPETIKSEEKETTKNVQQTVSVKGPPEKRMRLQ; encoded by the exons ATGGCGGCGGTGGATATTCGAG ATAATCTGCTGGGAATCTCTTGGGTTGACAGCTCTTGGATCCCCATTTTGAACAGTGGTAGTGTCCTGGATTACTTTTCAGAAAGAAGTAATCCTTTTTATGACAGGACATGTAATAATGAAGTGGTCAAAATGCAGAGGCTAACATTAGAACACTTGAA TCAGATGGTTGGAGTCGAATACATCCTTTTACATGCTCAAGAGCCCATTCTTTTTATCATACGGAAGCAACAGCGGCAGTCCCCTGCACAAG TTATCCCACTAGCTGATTATTATATCATTGCTGGAGTGATCTATCAGGCACCAGACTTGGGATCTGTTATAAATTCCAGAGTG CTCACTGCAGTGCATGGCATTCAGTCAGCTTTTGATGAAGCTATGTCATACTGTCGATACCATCCTTCCAAAGGGTATTGGTGGCACTTCAAAGACCATGAAGAGCAAG ATAAAGTTAAACCTAAagccaaaaggaaagaagaaccaagctctatttttcagagacaacGTGTGGATGCTTTACTTGTAGACCTCAGACAAAAATTTCCACCCAGATTTGTGCAG caaaagTCTGGAGAAAAGCCTGTCCCAG TGGATCAGACAAAGAAGGACACAGAACCTATACCAGAAACAATAAAATCTGAGGAGAAGGAGACCACAAAGAATGTCCAACAGACAGTGAGCGTTAAAGGTCCCCCTGAGAAACGGATGAGACTTCAGTGA